A single Verrucomicrobiaceae bacterium DNA region contains:
- a CDS encoding LysR family transcriptional regulator, which translates to MRLHLSQPTISAQIKALETSLETAL; encoded by the coding sequence ATCCGCCTGCACCTGTCGCAGCCAACGATCAGTGCCCAGATCAAGGCATTGGAAACCAGCCTGGAAACAGCTCTTTGA